In the Deferribacterota bacterium genome, TATGGTATAACTGAAAATTTTAGGGCTGGTATTAACGGTTATTATTTAGAACAGATTACAAATCACAAGATAGATGGTCATGATATACCTGATTCAAAAGAGAGGGTTTTAGCACTTGGCCCAGGGGCAATGTATATCTCAGATGAAAAAAAAGACTTGTTTTGGGTTAACTTCTATGATGAGGTGATAACCAGAAATAGACCAGATGGTGTTGCGCTAAATGTTCGTTGGCTACATGTTTTTTAAAAATATTTAAAACTAGGAGGATATAATGGACGTATTTGATTTATTAGTATCAGCAGAAGAGAGATATGACGGTAGAACTGCAATAATAGATGGTGACAAAGAAATATCTTATGCTGAAATGAAGGAGAATGCTTTTAAGTTAGCAAATGCATTGCATGGATTAGGGCTTGAAAAAGGAGATAAGGTAGCAGTATATATACCAAATAGGGCTGAATATTTTTATATATATTATGCCTGCTATATTACAGGGATAATTATAGTCCCCATTGATTTTTATCTTAAAGAAGATGAGGTAATAAATATAGTTGATCACTGTGGTGTTAAGTTAATATTTGCAGAAAACAATCAGAGGTGTAATTTAACAAATTTAAAAAACAAATCTAATTGTTTAAAAAATATAATCTCCCTAGATAGCGAACCCCAATATCTCTCATATAATAATTTAACTAATAATATGCCTGTGGCTTTTAAAAAGGTTGACATAGAGAGAAACCACTATTCAAGTATTTTCTGTACCTCTGGTAGTACTGGCAAACCAAAAGGGGTTTTATGGAATTATAGGCATATTCATATAGGTTCAGATGCACTTGATTATTTTCTACATGATTATATTGTAAATGCTAGAGCTATTACAGCAATACCCCTTTCTCATTCAGGTGGCATGTTATTTCCTATGCTTGCTATTAAATGCGGTCTTTCAACAGTGATGTTAGAGCGTTTTCACCCCCTTGTATTTTTAAAACTTGTTGAAAAGTGGCGAGTTTCTATGTTTTGGATGGTTCCGCCTATGTGGTATGCACTACTCTATTTAAAGGAGATAGAGCGTTTTGATTTAACAAGTGTTAAACTAGCTGATGTATTTGGTGCACCAAGTGACCCTGAAACCCTTAGAAGAGCAAAAAAGTATTTTCCAAACGCTGATTTATTTAATGGATGGGGTATGACTGAGGTTGTGCCACCAGTTACAGTCTGTGAACCTAATAATATTACAACAGTTGGTAAACCTCATCCTTGGGTAACTCTCCAAATTGCAGATGAAAATGGGCTAGAGAAAAATGCAGGTGAAATAGGTGAGTTGAGAGCAAGAGGGGAGGGTGTCTTTATGGGATATTATAATGAACCAGAGCTTACAGCAAAGGTATTTGATGATGGCTGGTTTAAAACAGGGGACCTTGCAAAGAAAGACAAAAATGGCAATTACTATATAGTTGGTAGAACCAAAGATATGTTAAAGGTGGGGGGGCAAATTGTTTGGTGTAATGAGATTGAAAATATTT is a window encoding:
- a CDS encoding transporter; its protein translation is YGITENFRAGINGYYLEQITNHKIDGHDIPDSKERVLALGPGAMYISDEKKDLFWVNFYDEVITRNRPDGVALNVRWLHVF
- a CDS encoding class I adenylate-forming enzyme family protein encodes the protein MDVFDLLVSAEERYDGRTAIIDGDKEISYAEMKENAFKLANALHGLGLEKGDKVAVYIPNRAEYFYIYYACYITGIIIVPIDFYLKEDEVINIVDHCGVKLIFAENNQRCNLTNLKNKSNCLKNIISLDSEPQYLSYNNLTNNMPVAFKKVDIERNHYSSIFCTSGSTGKPKGVLWNYRHIHIGSDALDYFLHDYIVNARAITAIPLSHSGGMLFPMLAIKCGLSTVMLERFHPLVFLKLVEKWRVSMFWMVPPMWYALLYLKEIERFDLTSVKLADVFGAPSDPETLRRAKKYFPNADLFNGWGMTEVVPPVTVCEPNNITTVGKPHPWVTLQIADENGLEKNAGEIGELRARGEGVFMGYYNEPELTAKVFDDGWFKTGDLAKKDKNGNYYIVGRTKDMLKVGGQIVWCNEIENI